A section of the Sphaerobacter thermophilus DSM 20745 genome encodes:
- a CDS encoding mycofactocin-coupled SDR family oxidoreductase, whose product MVTPNLEGKVALVTGAARGQGREHCLALARAGAAIAALDICRDLEVPTYPLGTRAELDAVVAAVEDLDRPALGLVADVRSADEVAAAVAETVATFGRLDIVVNNAAIAGSGPFWELTEEQWDAVVDTDLKSVWLVSKYAAPHLLKRPGGRIVNISSTAGARGLAHFAHYSAAKHGVIGLTRSMAVELAPYGVTVNAILPGAVASPMLDGLAEELGVTPADIHRVFLHHQLFEEVLEPREITEALLWLVSDSARHITGHCLAVDGGWLVK is encoded by the coding sequence GTGGTTACGCCGAACCTCGAGGGCAAGGTCGCCCTGGTGACAGGCGCGGCACGGGGGCAGGGGCGCGAGCACTGCCTCGCCTTGGCGCGTGCGGGAGCCGCCATCGCCGCGCTGGATATCTGCCGCGATCTGGAGGTTCCCACCTACCCGTTAGGCACGCGCGCCGAGCTTGACGCGGTCGTTGCCGCGGTCGAAGACCTGGACCGGCCTGCCCTGGGACTGGTCGCCGATGTCCGGTCGGCGGACGAGGTGGCGGCGGCGGTGGCCGAGACGGTAGCGACCTTCGGGCGGCTCGATATCGTCGTCAACAACGCCGCCATCGCCGGGAGCGGTCCGTTCTGGGAGCTGACCGAGGAGCAATGGGACGCCGTTGTCGACACCGACTTGAAGAGTGTCTGGCTGGTCAGCAAGTACGCGGCGCCGCACCTGCTGAAGCGACCGGGCGGCCGGATCGTCAATATCTCCTCGACGGCAGGCGCGCGGGGGCTGGCGCACTTCGCCCACTACAGCGCTGCGAAACACGGGGTCATCGGGTTGACCCGATCCATGGCCGTTGAGCTGGCACCGTACGGGGTGACGGTCAACGCCATCCTGCCGGGCGCGGTCGCCTCGCCGATGCTCGACGGGCTGGCCGAGGAACTCGGCGTGACCCCCGCCGATATCCACCGAGTCTTTCTCCACCATCAGCTCTTCGAGGAGGTTCTGGAACCGCGCGAGATCACCGAGGCCCTGCTCTGGCTGGTGAGCGACTCCGCGCGGCACATCACCGGGCACTGTCTGGCGGTCGATGGAGGCTGGCTGGTGAAGTAG
- a CDS encoding helix-turn-helix domain-containing protein — protein sequence MARRGRRLLTVGEACQYLGVSRMTLLAAEESGLLAPSRTPGGHRRYDPAELDRFLNRGRPSPASVTVADGPPSRQNGPVPVTGSSRLLLREAIRRLTLLLRADAAGLYLLDERQELGWCTSFGIPQWRTAQLAQSAPPRAVVRALMKRQCELFESSSERFPLPTARGSGAAVPLETGDEPLGVVVVTVGQDRQLLPSEIEIIETAAFYIGVLVRQQRRLETLETRLASIHDLTAGTHPPGVHGTV from the coding sequence ATGGCACGACGAGGCCGGCGACTCCTGACCGTAGGGGAAGCGTGCCAGTACCTCGGGGTCAGCCGCATGACGTTGCTGGCGGCCGAAGAGTCGGGGCTGCTGGCGCCGTCGCGGACACCGGGCGGGCATCGCCGCTACGACCCGGCGGAGCTCGACCGATTTCTGAACCGGGGACGCCCGTCGCCCGCCAGCGTCACAGTCGCCGATGGTCCGCCATCCAGGCAGAACGGACCGGTGCCGGTCACCGGGTCGTCACGCCTGCTCCTGCGCGAGGCAATCCGCCGGTTGACCCTCCTGCTCCGAGCGGACGCCGCCGGACTCTACCTCCTGGACGAGCGGCAGGAACTGGGGTGGTGCACCTCGTTCGGCATCCCCCAGTGGCGCACCGCGCAACTCGCCCAGAGCGCGCCGCCCCGGGCGGTGGTCCGCGCGCTGATGAAGCGTCAGTGCGAGCTATTCGAGTCGAGTTCTGAACGGTTCCCGCTGCCCACCGCTCGCGGCAGCGGGGCAGCCGTCCCGCTGGAGACCGGGGACGAGCCGCTGGGGGTGGTTGTGGTCACCGTGGGCCAGGACCGGCAACTGCTCCCGAGCGAGATCGAGATCATTGAGACCGCCGCCTTCTACATCGGCGTGCTGGTCCGTCAGCAGCGGCGCCTCGAGACCCTGGAGACCCGGCTCGCGTCGATCCACGACCTCACAGCCGGCACACACCCACCGGGAGTTCACGGCACGGTGTGA